Proteins from a genomic interval of Terriglobales bacterium:
- a CDS encoding tail fiber domain-containing protein — MNSSGQLGTITSSQRYKEQITDMDAESDVLMKLRPVSFYYKPELDSTHTRQYGLVAEEVAKIAPDLVVFDQDGKPQTVRYHFVNAMLLNEVQKQKRLLEQQQEQLAAQQQQIDRLKATLQSQQILQQAQLKELMQRLAALEKSVQPETQLASAR; from the coding sequence GTGAATTCGAGCGGCCAGTTGGGAACCATAACTTCCTCCCAACGCTACAAAGAACAGATCACAGACATGGACGCAGAGAGCGACGTTCTGATGAAGCTGCGCCCGGTGAGTTTCTACTACAAGCCCGAACTCGATTCCACCCACACCCGCCAGTACGGGCTTGTGGCGGAAGAGGTCGCCAAGATCGCTCCTGACCTCGTGGTCTTCGACCAGGACGGCAAACCGCAAACCGTGCGCTATCACTTCGTGAACGCCATGCTGCTCAACGAGGTACAGAAGCAAAAGCGGCTGCTCGAACAACAGCAGGAACAACTCGCAGCCCAGCAGCAACAAATTGACCGCCTGAAAGCCACGCTTCAGAGCCAGCAGATTTTGCAACAAGCACAGTTAAAAGAGCTGATGCAGCGGCTGGCAGCGCTCGAAAAATCCGTGCAACCTGAAACTCAGTTGGCCAGCGCGAGATGA
- a CDS encoding selenium-binding protein SBP56-related protein: MRPWNFYSKSVTKSATLTITVCFLFLVAGQQSFAEDEHHGRRQEVKYLFICAGDQARTSPDFLAVINFDEDSPHYGKVIAQAPLPEPGATGNEFHHIGLSADGKVVACGGLLSVLKGQKEVFFWDVSDPESPKFLSSADPPLSAITDEFHALPEGGFLVTMMGGAQGHAPGRVAEFDKNLNLVREHPENPPTDGFDPHGISVRSELNLMVTSDFICPSTTLNAVAGGLDLRGSVRVWNLKRREILRTIDIPNAGGTIDVRLIPRDRRARGFTAGMLDDKLYLLDTRRGTARAVFDFTSIAKGGWPQLMRVTSDGRRLFVSMNQAGKIAMFDISDPDEPKLLKALDLGPNSGPHYIALTPDEKRLVISDYFLNEDSFGKVHAEGDHKVHVARVTENGLVLDSRFDLDFNTAFSSGPARPHGIAIK; encoded by the coding sequence ATGAGACCCTGGAATTTTTACTCAAAGAGTGTAACGAAGAGCGCCACGCTGACGATAACAGTATGTTTTCTGTTCCTCGTTGCTGGACAGCAGTCCTTTGCTGAGGATGAGCACCATGGGCGGAGGCAAGAGGTGAAATACCTCTTTATTTGTGCCGGTGACCAGGCACGCACCTCTCCCGATTTTCTGGCTGTTATAAATTTTGACGAGGATTCGCCGCACTATGGAAAAGTGATTGCTCAAGCTCCCCTGCCTGAGCCGGGGGCGACCGGAAACGAGTTTCACCACATTGGTCTTTCCGCTGATGGGAAAGTCGTCGCCTGCGGCGGTCTGCTCAGCGTTCTGAAGGGACAGAAAGAAGTCTTTTTCTGGGATGTCTCTGACCCGGAGTCTCCCAAATTTCTTTCCTCGGCTGATCCGCCACTCTCTGCGATTACAGATGAGTTCCATGCCTTGCCGGAAGGCGGCTTCCTGGTGACCATGATGGGCGGAGCCCAGGGACACGCTCCTGGACGCGTCGCCGAGTTCGATAAGAACCTCAACCTTGTTCGCGAACATCCGGAAAATCCACCCACCGATGGATTCGACCCTCATGGCATTTCGGTGCGATCGGAACTCAACCTGATGGTGACCAGCGATTTCATCTGTCCGTCTACTACCTTGAACGCCGTTGCCGGCGGCCTCGATCTACGTGGCAGCGTGCGCGTTTGGAACCTGAAGCGCCGGGAGATCCTGCGCACTATTGATATCCCCAACGCCGGTGGAACCATTGATGTGAGGCTCATTCCCCGCGATCGCCGCGCCCGCGGCTTCACCGCCGGCATGTTGGACGACAAGCTTTACCTGCTCGATACCCGGCGCGGGACAGCACGCGCAGTCTTTGATTTCACTTCAATCGCCAAAGGGGGATGGCCGCAACTCATGCGCGTTACCTCCGATGGCCGAAGGCTGTTCGTCTCTATGAACCAGGCGGGAAAGATTGCCATGTTTGATATCTCCGATCCCGACGAACCGAAATTGCTCAAAGCGCTCGATCTGGGGCCCAATTCCGGTCCGCACTACATCGCGCTTACGCCAGATGAGAAGCGGCTGGTAATCAGCGACTACTTCCTGAATGAGGATAGTTTCGGAAAAGTCCATGCTGAAGGCGACCACAAGGTTCACGTGGCGCGAGTTACGGAAAATGGCTTAGTGCTGGACTCGCGATTCGATCTGGATTTCAACACTGCGTTCAGCTCAGGCCCGGCCCGGCCGCATGGCATCGCGATCAAGTAG
- a CDS encoding FlgO family outer membrane protein, translated as MAPKTGPAPPSVEIQQELGRVLASSAFSRPRRLARLLKHLVEHTLRGEEDHLKETVLGIEVFDRGQDFDPRTDPIVRIDARRLRARLSQYYLDEGAQDSVLIVLEPGSYAPSFRKRDHVESPAVSFASLKRTSVAVLPFVNLSDRAEYELFCEGLSEDILNRLAQHEGLRVIARTSAFQFRGPTRDPRHIARQLRVNTLVTGSLRGDKEQVRITAQLVNAEDSTILWSQEYHQAAAGMLETQETISREIAGRFGSRFKDQPESGCPAAQAHPAHHSGTSAYRLFLQGRRLLHQGNREGYLQSMELLEATVKADPGYAAAWGNLSIACASSLMFRLRNPDSLIARARFAAQKALELDALSPDAHAALGLVAALADFNWAEARRWFDSALDANPVYGFARISRAMLWCAPTAQLDEAEDELERVLSNDPLNAEALINLGRVFYYERRFDMAAEMLQAVLDSNPQHGNAWVMLAFVREQMGMKQQALEAYRHWERLLSFSFTTTWTNAVEQILLGNPLAAERTTRKMAWMARFTPFPLAGLVADLFIRLENYDRALEWLEKAHKERATRLICAAVDPAFDPLRKLPRFNRLVATIMGDAVPNPAEQSETVLR; from the coding sequence ATGGCGCCCAAAACTGGTCCGGCCCCGCCTTCCGTGGAAATCCAGCAGGAGCTTGGAAGAGTGCTGGCAAGCTCGGCCTTCTCCCGCCCGCGCCGTCTCGCCCGGTTATTGAAGCACCTGGTTGAGCACACACTCCGGGGAGAGGAAGATCACCTCAAAGAAACCGTGTTGGGCATCGAGGTCTTTGATCGCGGCCAGGATTTTGATCCCCGGACCGATCCCATCGTCCGCATTGATGCGCGCAGGCTGCGCGCTCGTCTATCGCAGTACTACCTTGATGAGGGTGCGCAGGACTCGGTACTGATTGTCCTGGAGCCGGGCAGTTACGCGCCATCGTTCCGCAAACGCGACCATGTAGAGTCACCGGCCGTCAGTTTCGCTTCGCTCAAACGTACTTCGGTGGCCGTGCTGCCCTTTGTGAACCTGAGCGATCGCGCCGAATACGAGCTGTTCTGCGAAGGGTTGAGTGAAGACATCCTGAACCGCCTGGCCCAGCACGAGGGTCTGCGTGTGATTGCACGAACTTCTGCATTTCAGTTTCGTGGTCCGACCCGTGATCCGAGGCACATTGCCAGGCAATTGAGAGTAAACACACTGGTAACTGGCAGCCTGCGCGGTGACAAGGAACAGGTGCGCATCACCGCTCAACTGGTGAATGCGGAAGATTCAACTATTCTTTGGTCGCAGGAATATCACCAGGCTGCCGCAGGCATGCTTGAAACGCAGGAGACGATTTCTCGTGAGATAGCAGGTCGATTCGGATCCAGGTTTAAAGATCAGCCGGAGAGCGGCTGTCCTGCCGCGCAAGCCCATCCGGCCCATCACAGCGGCACCAGCGCTTACCGGCTGTTTCTGCAAGGACGCCGCCTGCTGCATCAAGGCAACCGCGAAGGCTATCTTCAAAGTATGGAGTTGCTGGAAGCGACGGTCAAAGCGGATCCTGGATACGCCGCTGCCTGGGGGAATCTCTCTATTGCTTGCGCCTCCTCGTTGATGTTTCGCTTGCGCAATCCGGATTCGCTGATCGCCCGCGCGCGGTTTGCCGCCCAAAAAGCCCTTGAGCTCGATGCCCTCTCACCCGATGCGCATGCTGCGCTGGGGCTTGTGGCCGCGCTGGCCGACTTCAATTGGGCCGAAGCCCGGCGCTGGTTCGATAGCGCGCTCGATGCCAATCCCGTTTATGGTTTTGCCCGGATAAGCCGGGCGATGCTGTGGTGCGCTCCCACAGCGCAACTCGATGAGGCTGAGGATGAGTTGGAGCGAGTGCTCAGCAACGACCCGTTGAATGCCGAAGCCCTGATCAACCTTGGTAGGGTGTTCTACTACGAGCGGCGTTTCGATATGGCGGCCGAGATGTTGCAAGCGGTCCTCGATAGCAACCCGCAACATGGCAATGCATGGGTCATGCTGGCCTTTGTCCGTGAACAAATGGGCATGAAGCAGCAGGCGCTGGAAGCCTATCGTCACTGGGAACGCCTGCTTTCCTTTTCCTTTACCACAACCTGGACCAACGCTGTAGAACAGATTCTGTTGGGAAATCCCCTCGCCGCCGAACGTACCACGCGGAAAATGGCCTGGATGGCGAGATTCACGCCATTTCCCCTGGCCGGGCTTGTGGCTGATTTGTTTATCCGGCTGGAAAACTACGACCGTGCGCTGGAATGGCTGGAAAAAGCCCACAAGGAACGGGCGACCCGGCTCATTTGCGCGGCGGTGGATCCGGCATTTGATCCGCTGCGCAAGCTTCCGCGTTTCAATCGTTTGGTCGCGACAATTATGGGTGATGCAGTTCCGAATCCCGCTGAGCAAAGCGAGACGGTGCTGAGATAA
- a CDS encoding BamA/TamA family outer membrane protein, whose protein sequence is MSKFPWGRYTSQSDVLAHLTPYVEAMFRKQKLFEMDLPMPTSGSESPPASVPPEVQTITADTLCLAIVKLKQVWPQGRELDLFIANALPKRLEDFGLTMETPLFRPSTQGSCEAPANVAVLTFDIDPPMESMNADKVDIGFDMGAKALDHDGRLLKEMDVRSWLHDNYEKKFWVAKEIKQHFERLYQASGLSPTVIVALSTAKKKFFVVAESFRIGRIRLPASADGLSPDPNVYKIVYSLVDESRWRQFRKIYNGNQNGLLIKAGDGSYLLCLPQLDGKVCSDPPAFLPNGDEQQRSLEYLTTFWMADRGAALQSLGYGLGTQQEDLPPVDNPEKRTSAVDLVVQKLATSTGAATPQPTPTPTPSPNPVVPVATTPGEAQITEPQSTAEFPSPPAPPSVASSPEKPGKNGRINPAGVELLGAAGQRIAPLPAGAPNPQTQARSKIEYAVGVQYRSNQALRFLLNAQTIEKALGPSLLSASGQVGTDGAHPIGNGNINLDWLWFEKLGRRLSLQGSGSSDATAKRLLGGQETDERRVGGNLHGELELRRDDRGFQWSIFAEPRRESVSLSRKDTTVGKLNLNTIKLGSPFTYEDRIALHPMRIMLDSEVRTGSSGASSYVVFTVDEGLHRRVSNDFLISVDLAGHFQAATLHTPITEVPSLGGSETLRGFRTDDALGRRLWSLQSEVWTPIPGTLDGSDAIRDFLRRNVRLAAIFDFGAVSATDLKNSPGLATTGLASRENILKSPGLGIRFIQGLVALKFDWAYGFGTGISGPGHGRFTISVSRNGAF, encoded by the coding sequence TTGTCTAAGTTTCCGTGGGGGCGTTATACGTCGCAGAGTGATGTGTTGGCACATCTGACTCCGTATGTTGAGGCCATGTTCAGAAAACAAAAACTTTTCGAAATGGACTTGCCCATGCCCACCTCAGGGTCTGAGAGCCCGCCGGCATCTGTTCCTCCCGAGGTCCAGACCATCACTGCGGATACTCTGTGCCTGGCAATCGTCAAACTCAAACAAGTGTGGCCCCAAGGCCGGGAGCTCGACCTGTTTATTGCCAACGCGCTGCCAAAAAGACTGGAAGATTTTGGCCTGACGATGGAAACACCGCTATTTCGCCCCTCAACCCAGGGTTCATGTGAGGCTCCGGCCAATGTTGCCGTGTTGACGTTCGATATTGATCCGCCCATGGAGAGCATGAATGCCGACAAAGTTGACATAGGCTTTGACATGGGGGCAAAGGCCTTGGATCACGATGGAAGGCTGTTGAAAGAGATGGATGTCCGATCATGGCTTCACGACAACTACGAGAAGAAGTTTTGGGTTGCCAAGGAGATCAAGCAGCATTTCGAGCGTTTGTATCAAGCCAGCGGACTGAGTCCGACCGTAATCGTCGCCCTTTCGACCGCGAAGAAAAAGTTCTTTGTCGTTGCAGAATCGTTTCGCATTGGCCGTATTCGTTTGCCCGCGAGTGCCGATGGCCTGAGTCCAGATCCCAATGTTTACAAAATCGTATATTCGCTTGTGGATGAGTCACGCTGGAGACAGTTTCGAAAGATTTATAACGGGAATCAAAACGGCTTGCTCATCAAGGCTGGAGATGGCTCTTACCTCCTCTGCTTACCGCAGTTGGACGGCAAGGTATGCAGTGATCCTCCGGCATTCCTTCCTAATGGAGACGAGCAACAGCGTTCTTTGGAATATCTGACGACCTTTTGGATGGCAGACAGAGGAGCCGCGCTGCAAAGCCTGGGGTATGGACTCGGCACTCAACAAGAAGACTTGCCACCCGTGGATAATCCTGAGAAAAGAACCAGCGCGGTTGATCTGGTCGTACAAAAACTCGCTACGAGCACGGGCGCAGCAACGCCTCAACCGACTCCAACGCCAACGCCGTCACCGAATCCTGTTGTACCGGTTGCGACAACTCCTGGTGAGGCTCAAATCACAGAGCCCCAATCTACGGCCGAGTTTCCGTCTCCGCCAGCGCCGCCTTCGGTGGCCAGCAGTCCTGAAAAACCGGGCAAGAACGGGCGGATCAATCCCGCGGGAGTGGAACTCTTGGGCGCGGCAGGCCAACGAATTGCTCCGTTGCCGGCAGGCGCCCCAAATCCACAAACCCAGGCCAGGAGCAAGATTGAATATGCCGTGGGCGTGCAATACCGATCCAACCAGGCGTTACGATTTTTGCTCAACGCGCAAACCATCGAGAAAGCGCTGGGACCGTCACTCCTATCGGCATCCGGCCAAGTTGGAACGGATGGTGCTCATCCCATCGGTAACGGCAATATAAATCTCGACTGGCTCTGGTTTGAAAAGCTTGGCCGACGACTATCGCTTCAAGGATCGGGCTCGAGCGACGCAACCGCGAAGCGACTTTTAGGAGGACAAGAAACAGACGAGCGGCGCGTTGGAGGCAATCTTCATGGCGAACTGGAGCTTCGCCGCGACGACAGAGGTTTTCAGTGGAGCATTTTCGCTGAGCCGCGCAGGGAGTCCGTTTCTTTATCACGCAAAGACACAACGGTCGGCAAGTTAAACCTCAACACCATCAAACTGGGGTCGCCATTTACATACGAGGATCGTATTGCGCTTCATCCCATGCGCATCATGCTTGATTCGGAAGTGCGCACGGGAAGCTCGGGAGCATCGTCGTATGTGGTTTTTACTGTTGACGAGGGATTGCATCGCAGAGTCTCCAACGATTTTCTGATTTCCGTTGATCTGGCGGGCCATTTTCAAGCAGCAACACTGCATACGCCCATCACGGAGGTACCAAGCCTTGGGGGCTCTGAGACTTTGCGCGGATTTCGTACCGACGATGCATTAGGGCGAAGGTTGTGGAGTCTGCAGAGCGAAGTATGGACTCCCATTCCAGGAACTCTCGACGGCAGCGACGCAATCCGGGACTTCCTTCGGCGGAATGTACGGCTGGCTGCCATTTTCGATTTTGGGGCCGTTTCCGCAACGGATTTGAAAAACTCTCCAGGCCTGGCAACGACGGGACTTGCCTCGCGAGAGAACATCCTCAAGAGCCCTGGTCTGGGGATTCGATTCATTCAAGGTCTGGTTGCCCTGAAATTTGATTGGGCATATGGATTTGGCACTGGGATCTCTGGTCCTGGACATGGACGTTTCACTATCTCTGTTAGCAGAAATGGCGCCTTCTAA